One region of Quercus lobata isolate SW786 chromosome 2, ValleyOak3.0 Primary Assembly, whole genome shotgun sequence genomic DNA includes:
- the LOC115976395 gene encoding double-stranded RNA-binding protein 5 isoform X1 yields MADMYKNQLQELAQRSCFNLPSYACFREGPDHAPRFKASVNFNGEIFESPSYCTTLRQAEHAAAEVALSVLSTRGPARSLTARVLDETGIYKNLLQETAHRAGLNLPVYTTIRSGPGHVPIFTCTVELAGMNFTGEPAKTKKQAEKNAAIAAWSALKKLPNMGAWTNKEAVTREEQDQAVVTRFLSNFRPKDDFKQARRRDQNQAKRRMVRSHRDFSCGSSSTSSNHQIQHQQWRLLDLLLDSASEGSSQIKNSFVSLLPPPPPRTASKILPPTSPRDTPSPYSSNRSIAVQVSGRSQIITPPLEEHKRDEEEWLGGKSDSSKKPIEKEGPSNSSSNFVYGASSIYRQFPMSNTGKVTSSMLDSTIQHEQSQIRTGPFGSAQDKAPTNAHMARTMYTGGFNPHRIAPAVQIRSVIPVCAARPPMRPQQPSNSPTVKETTSSSTLIPSPSTSFGEEVSSASSKFNNKPQLSSTSTQLSSEFNKLQLL; encoded by the exons ATGGCAGATATGTACAAGAATCAGCTGCAGGAACTTGCACAGAGAAGCTGTTTCAATCTGCCTTCTTATGCCTGCTTCAGAGAAGGACCTGATCATGCACCAAGATTCAAAGCTTCTGTGAATTTCAATGGTGAGATCTTTGAAAGCCCAAGCTATTGCACCACATTAAGACAGGCAGAGCATGCAGCTGCTGAAGTAGCTCTCAGTGTCCTGTCCACAAGAGGCCCTGCAAGGTCTCTCACTGCAAGAGTTCTT GATGAAACTGGAATATACAAGAACCTCCTTCAAGAAACTGCTCATAGAGCTGGACTGAACCTCCCTGTATATACCACAATAAGATCAGGTCCTGGCCATGTTCCAATTTTCACTTGTACTGTAGAGCTCGCAGGCATGAATTTCACTGGTGAGCCagccaagacaaagaaacaagCTGAGAAGAATGCTGCAATAGCAGCTTGGTCTGCCCtgaaaaaat TGCCAAACATGGGTGCATGGACAAATAAAGAAGCAGTCACTCGTGAAGAACAGGATCAGGCAGTTGTGACAAggtttctttcaaattttagacCAAAAGATGATTTCAAACAAGCAAGGAGGAGGGATCAGAACCAAGCAAAACGAAGAATGGTGAGGTCCCATAGAGACTTTAGTTGTggttcttcatccacatctagTAATCATCAAATACAGCATCAGCAGTGGAGGCTTTTGGATCTGTTACTTGACTCTGCTTCAGAAGGTTCATCACAAATTAAAAACTCCTTTGTGTCTCTTCTGCCTCCTCCCCCTCCTAGAACAGCTTCAAAGATCTTGCCACCAACTTCACCTAGAGACACTCCCTCTCCATACTCATCAAATAGGTCCATTGCAGTACAAGTCAGCGGCAGATCACAAATTATAACACCTCCATTGGAAGAGCATAAAAGAGATGAAGAAGAGTGGCTTGGTGGGAAATCAGATTCAAGCAAGAAGCCTATTGAAAAGGAAGGTCCAAGCAATTCAAGTTCAAATTTTGTCTATGGGGCTAGCTCAATATATAGGCAATTTCCTATGTCCAATACTGGGAAGGTGACCTCTTCAATGCTTGATAGCACCATTCAACATGAACAAAGCCAAATCAGAACTGGGCCTTTTGGTTCAGCTCAAGACAAGGCACCTACAAATGCCCACATGGCTAGAACCATGTACACTGGAGGGTTCAATCCTCACAGGATAGCCCCAGCAGTTCAAATCAGATCAGTGATCCCAGTGTGTGCAGCACGACCACCAATGAGACCCCAACAACCCTCAAACTCTCCAACAGTGAAAGAAACTACTTCATCATCAACTTTAATTCCTTCTCCTTCTACTTCATTTGGAGAAGAGGTCTCATCAGCTAGCTCAAAGTTCAACAACAAGCCACAGTTATCCTCAACCTCAACTCAACTCAGTTCTGAGTTCAACAAGCTACAATTATTATGA
- the LOC115976394 gene encoding glycerophosphodiester phosphodiesterase GDPD1, chloroplastic-like: MMALKAVHVSDVPNLDQVPENPSFSLYSTRSSKGVELGRSAYRIPKFLVIGHRGHGMNVLQSSDRRMRAFKENSISSFNAASCFPIDFIEFDVQVTRDDCPVIFHDDVILSEENGTVFEKRVTDLTLSEFLGYGPQREPSKQGKPLLRKIKNGNIVNWDVETDDTLCTLQEAFQQVSPSMGFNIELKFDDHIVYDQDYLFRVLQAILQVVFEYANDRPIIFSSFQPDAALLVKKLQSTYPVFFLTNGGTEIYYDVRRNSLEDAVKLCLEGGLEGIVSEVKGVFRNPGAVTKIKEAKLSLLTYGKLNNVPEAVYMQNLMGIDGVIVDLVKEISEAVSNMIKPLKADEGESLSEGVEAKPQFSPRELAFLWKLIPELIEL; the protein is encoded by the exons atgatgGCTCTCAAAGCTGTTCATGTCTCCGACGTCCCAAACCTCGACCAGGTCCCTGAGaatccctctttctctctctactccaCTCGCTCCTCCAAAG GAGTGGAATTGGGGAGGAGTGCGTATAGAATACCCAAGTTTTTAGTGATAGGGCACAGGGGACATGGGATGAACGTGTTACAGTCATCTGATCGTAGAATGAGAGCGTTCAAGGAGAACTCGATCTCGTCCTTCAACGCTGCCTCTTGTTTCCCTATCGATTTCATCGAATTCGACGTTCAG GTGACAAGAGATGACTGCCCTGTCATTTTCCACGACGATGTTATTCTCTCTGAAGAAAAT GGTACTGTGTTTGAGAAAAGGGTCACAGATTTGACTCTCTCAGAATTCCTTGGCTATGGTCCCCAAAGAGAACCAAGCAAGCAAGGGAAACCTTTGctgaggaaaataaaaaatgggaaTATTGTGAATTGGGATGTAGAGACAGATGACACTCTTTGTACACTTCAAGAAGCTTTTCAGCAAGTGAGTCCCTCAATGGGCTTCAACATTGAATTAAAATTCGATGACCACATTGTTTACGACCAAGATTATCTCTTCCGTGTTCTCCAAGCCATCTTGCAG GTGGTGTTTGAGTATGCTAATGACAGACCTATTATCTTCTCAAGCTTCCAGCCGGACGCGGCATTGCTCGTTAAAAAGTTACAGAGCACTTACCCT GTCTTCTTTTTGACTAATGGGGGTACCGAGATATACTACGATGTGAGGAGGAACTCCTTGGAGGATGCCGTAAAGCTGTGCTTGGAGGGTGGTTTGGAAGGAATTGTGTCAGAGGTTAAGGGAGTTTTTAGAAATCCTGGCGCCGTGACCAAGATCAAGGAGGCCAAGCTTTCACTTCTTACCTACGGCAAATTGAA TAATGTGCCTGAAGCAGTATACATGCAAAATCTAATGGGAATTGATGGAGTGATTGTTGATCTGGTTAAAGAGATATCAGAAGCAGTTTCCAATATGATAAAGCCATTGAAGGCAGATGAAGGGGAAAGTTTATCCGAAGGGGTGGAAGCAAAACCCCAATTCTCGCCACGGGAGCTTGCATTTCTTTGGAAGCTTATACCTGAGTTGATAGAGCTTTAA
- the LOC115976395 gene encoding double-stranded RNA-binding protein 5 isoform X2 has product MYKNQLQELAQRSCFNLPSYACFREGPDHAPRFKASVNFNGEIFESPSYCTTLRQAEHAAAEVALSVLSTRGPARSLTARVLDETGIYKNLLQETAHRAGLNLPVYTTIRSGPGHVPIFTCTVELAGMNFTGEPAKTKKQAEKNAAIAAWSALKKLPNMGAWTNKEAVTREEQDQAVVTRFLSNFRPKDDFKQARRRDQNQAKRRMVRSHRDFSCGSSSTSSNHQIQHQQWRLLDLLLDSASEGSSQIKNSFVSLLPPPPPRTASKILPPTSPRDTPSPYSSNRSIAVQVSGRSQIITPPLEEHKRDEEEWLGGKSDSSKKPIEKEGPSNSSSNFVYGASSIYRQFPMSNTGKVTSSMLDSTIQHEQSQIRTGPFGSAQDKAPTNAHMARTMYTGGFNPHRIAPAVQIRSVIPVCAARPPMRPQQPSNSPTVKETTSSSTLIPSPSTSFGEEVSSASSKFNNKPQLSSTSTQLSSEFNKLQLL; this is encoded by the exons ATGTACAAGAATCAGCTGCAGGAACTTGCACAGAGAAGCTGTTTCAATCTGCCTTCTTATGCCTGCTTCAGAGAAGGACCTGATCATGCACCAAGATTCAAAGCTTCTGTGAATTTCAATGGTGAGATCTTTGAAAGCCCAAGCTATTGCACCACATTAAGACAGGCAGAGCATGCAGCTGCTGAAGTAGCTCTCAGTGTCCTGTCCACAAGAGGCCCTGCAAGGTCTCTCACTGCAAGAGTTCTT GATGAAACTGGAATATACAAGAACCTCCTTCAAGAAACTGCTCATAGAGCTGGACTGAACCTCCCTGTATATACCACAATAAGATCAGGTCCTGGCCATGTTCCAATTTTCACTTGTACTGTAGAGCTCGCAGGCATGAATTTCACTGGTGAGCCagccaagacaaagaaacaagCTGAGAAGAATGCTGCAATAGCAGCTTGGTCTGCCCtgaaaaaat TGCCAAACATGGGTGCATGGACAAATAAAGAAGCAGTCACTCGTGAAGAACAGGATCAGGCAGTTGTGACAAggtttctttcaaattttagacCAAAAGATGATTTCAAACAAGCAAGGAGGAGGGATCAGAACCAAGCAAAACGAAGAATGGTGAGGTCCCATAGAGACTTTAGTTGTggttcttcatccacatctagTAATCATCAAATACAGCATCAGCAGTGGAGGCTTTTGGATCTGTTACTTGACTCTGCTTCAGAAGGTTCATCACAAATTAAAAACTCCTTTGTGTCTCTTCTGCCTCCTCCCCCTCCTAGAACAGCTTCAAAGATCTTGCCACCAACTTCACCTAGAGACACTCCCTCTCCATACTCATCAAATAGGTCCATTGCAGTACAAGTCAGCGGCAGATCACAAATTATAACACCTCCATTGGAAGAGCATAAAAGAGATGAAGAAGAGTGGCTTGGTGGGAAATCAGATTCAAGCAAGAAGCCTATTGAAAAGGAAGGTCCAAGCAATTCAAGTTCAAATTTTGTCTATGGGGCTAGCTCAATATATAGGCAATTTCCTATGTCCAATACTGGGAAGGTGACCTCTTCAATGCTTGATAGCACCATTCAACATGAACAAAGCCAAATCAGAACTGGGCCTTTTGGTTCAGCTCAAGACAAGGCACCTACAAATGCCCACATGGCTAGAACCATGTACACTGGAGGGTTCAATCCTCACAGGATAGCCCCAGCAGTTCAAATCAGATCAGTGATCCCAGTGTGTGCAGCACGACCACCAATGAGACCCCAACAACCCTCAAACTCTCCAACAGTGAAAGAAACTACTTCATCATCAACTTTAATTCCTTCTCCTTCTACTTCATTTGGAGAAGAGGTCTCATCAGCTAGCTCAAAGTTCAACAACAAGCCACAGTTATCCTCAACCTCAACTCAACTCAGTTCTGAGTTCAACAAGCTACAATTATTATGA